From a single Sulfolobus sp. E5-1-F genomic region:
- a CDS encoding exodeoxyribonuclease III, producing MRIVSWNINGIRSALKKNLLDFIENNMFEIVMFQETRGDIVPLDFIMMGYEVISFPAKRKGYSGVMTLTKIKPINVIKGLQIKEFDDEGRTITLELKDFYVVNAYFPRAGDNLQRLDFKLRFNNEIENFVLKLRKVKPVILCGDFNIAHQSIDGAFSDPTIPGLTPQERAWFSHFLSLGFIDTFRYLHPNDRKYSWWSYIGNAREKNLGLRLDYCIVSEDLKDRIKAADILIDVQGSDHAPIILELV from the coding sequence GTGAGGATAGTTAGTTGGAATATTAATGGTATACGATCAGCTTTAAAGAAGAATTTATTGGATTTCATAGAAAATAATATGTTCGAAATTGTAATGTTTCAAGAAACTAGAGGTGATATAGTTCCCCTTGATTTTATTATGATGGGTTATGAAGTAATTTCATTTCCAGCTAAGAGAAAAGGATATAGTGGGGTAATGACATTAACTAAGATAAAACCCATAAATGTGATTAAAGGTCTCCAAATTAAGGAATTCGATGATGAAGGGAGAACGATTACTTTGGAATTAAAGGACTTCTATGTAGTTAATGCGTATTTTCCTAGGGCCGGAGATAACTTACAAAGGCTTGATTTTAAACTCAGATTTAATAATGAAATTGAGAACTTTGTTCTTAAATTAAGAAAAGTTAAACCGGTGATACTTTGTGGAGATTTCAACATTGCACATCAGAGCATTGATGGGGCTTTTTCTGATCCAACAATTCCCGGACTTACACCACAAGAGAGAGCTTGGTTCTCTCATTTTCTCTCTTTAGGTTTTATAGATACTTTTAGATATCTACATCCAAATGATAGAAAATACAGTTGGTGGAGCTATATTGGAAATGCTAGAGAAAAGAATTTGGGACTAAGATTAGATTATTGTATAGTATCGGAAGACTTAAAAGACAGAATAAAAGCGGCTGATATTTTGATAGATGTGCAAGGTTCAGATCATGCACCTATTATCTTAGAACTAGTGTAA
- a CDS encoding protein kinase domain-containing protein, protein MRRGIKGNEVRFVLARYGILVSTIIPVLGYILYGIALGSLSSIGYSTLAGILYTFTLYSPFILKPSLLPLSAISYLLGSIFLYKAYKYKTLKKYGILAITLSTSYIILYACDLFLVELIPKFLMNWVLIGFYELGNIAQLLVWRVNPRTVLIKVYGLPDNLKWHINIEGQKYTFSGSQAKVKVNKENPSFYVDNVLEGYSTYIPKPRSGIISNNLLEIYFTKINKIPDISNWDPKLWIGNKINDYEVIDLIAIGGSSYVLKVRRGNTLYAMKIPKIGKSVPGQTRSDANNVIFYLSKEFINLQEIGSKTQNVVQLFVISEIDISNIMKMEKGDSYLYLTRPPYIVMELMEGGNALQFINIRKSKYWYKIVAIIIKDVAKALDVIHSSGYVHLDIKPQNIYFSKFPGNEEKEILSNLITGKVIVKLGDLGSARRIGESVTEFTEFYCPIDQIEAAMLKNKGALPSMDVFALGATGYKLLFDSYVYPKEYYEIIEKAIEEFQMGRGNYLNYLKLARQYIILPKINNIPSWLVNLLYDMLLQRTNARTIYTTIEYNLH, encoded by the coding sequence ATGAGACGAGGGATAAAAGGAAATGAAGTAAGATTCGTCCTTGCTAGATATGGCATATTGGTCTCTACTATCATTCCCGTTCTTGGATATATATTATATGGGATAGCCTTAGGCTCACTTTCTTCAATTGGATATTCTACATTAGCTGGAATACTTTATACATTTACGTTATACTCTCCTTTTATATTGAAGCCTTCTTTATTACCACTTTCTGCAATATCTTATTTATTAGGTTCTATATTCCTTTATAAGGCTTATAAATACAAGACGCTAAAAAAATATGGAATTTTAGCCATTACGTTATCTACATCTTATATCATATTGTATGCATGTGATCTCTTTCTAGTAGAATTGATTCCAAAATTTCTAATGAACTGGGTTTTAATAGGATTCTATGAACTAGGTAATATTGCACAATTATTAGTGTGGAGGGTAAACCCAAGGACAGTCTTAATAAAAGTCTATGGCTTGCCAGATAATTTAAAGTGGCACATTAACATTGAGGGACAAAAATACACTTTCTCAGGATCTCAAGCGAAAGTAAAAGTCAACAAGGAGAACCCCAGTTTCTATGTTGATAATGTTTTAGAAGGATATAGTACATATATACCCAAGCCGAGAAGTGGAATTATAAGTAATAATTTATTAGAAATTTATTTCACAAAGATTAATAAGATACCAGATATTAGCAATTGGGATCCAAAATTATGGATAGGAAACAAGATAAATGATTATGAAGTTATTGATTTAATAGCCATAGGCGGAAGCTCGTACGTGTTAAAAGTCAGAAGGGGAAATACATTATATGCGATGAAAATCCCGAAGATTGGCAAAAGCGTTCCTGGACAGACTAGGAGTGATGCTAATAATGTAATATTTTATCTTAGTAAAGAATTCATAAATTTACAAGAGATTGGAAGCAAGACCCAAAACGTAGTACAATTATTTGTGATTAGTGAAATAGATATTAGCAATATAATGAAAATGGAGAAAGGGGATAGTTATCTTTACCTCACTAGACCGCCTTATATAGTAATGGAATTAATGGAGGGCGGTAATGCTCTACAATTTATAAATATAAGGAAAAGTAAATATTGGTATAAAATAGTAGCTATAATAATTAAAGATGTTGCAAAGGCATTAGATGTTATTCATTCATCTGGTTATGTTCATTTAGATATAAAGCCACAAAATATCTATTTCAGTAAATTTCCTGGTAATGAAGAGAAAGAAATACTTAGTAACTTAATTACTGGTAAAGTTATAGTCAAATTAGGAGACTTAGGATCAGCTAGAAGAATAGGTGAAAGTGTAACTGAATTTACAGAATTCTATTGCCCTATTGATCAAATAGAAGCTGCAATGCTAAAGAATAAAGGGGCATTACCTAGTATGGATGTATTTGCCTTAGGCGCAACTGGCTATAAGCTTCTATTCGATAGCTACGTATATCCTAAAGAGTATTATGAGATAATAGAAAAAGCAATAGAAGAATTTCAAATGGGCAGAGGAAATTACTTAAATTATCTAAAACTCGCTAGGCAGTACATTATACTGCCTAAAATAAATAATATACCATCATGGTTAGTTAACCTTTTGTATGATATGTTATTACAAAGAACTAACGCTAGAACCATCTATACTACTATAGAATATAACTTACACTAG
- a CDS encoding HEPN domain-containing protein, whose protein sequence is MNLEPLLQKANELLRASKFNFNSGFYEIAAIAAEESLYLILNATLIKLGADIPWYLDFDALFRVISRYSNNDRLAEIRIKERDSIRLLDEIKIRLGYSIPLELDGKDVEKLIMFSEKIFDLLWRNFFKG, encoded by the coding sequence ATGAACCTAGAACCATTATTGCAAAAAGCAAATGAACTTTTACGTGCATCAAAATTTAATTTTAATTCAGGCTTTTATGAAATAGCAGCTATTGCTGCCGAAGAGTCCCTATACTTGATATTAAATGCGACCTTAATCAAGTTAGGAGCTGACATACCGTGGTATCTTGATTTTGATGCGCTTTTTAGAGTAATATCAAGATATTCGAATAATGATAGACTTGCAGAAATTAGAATTAAAGAAAGGGATAGCATCAGATTGTTAGATGAGATCAAAATTAGGTTAGGATATTCAATACCCTTAGAGCTTGATGGAAAAGATGTTGAGAAATTGATAATGTTTTCTGAGAAAATATTTGACCTACTCTGGAGGAATTTCTTTAAAGGTTAA
- a CDS encoding acyl-CoA thioesterase codes for MENIEYVFEDVVRIYDTDAQGIAHYAAYYRFFTNTIEKFVREKVGIPYPIVNENLWFVILESHAVYHKPVKLGDKLTILLSQKILTSKTIRFDFRILRDGELTTEGYVIQIAINPKIWKSTEMPKEIIDKMSIK; via the coding sequence ATGGAGAATATAGAATACGTTTTTGAAGACGTAGTTAGAATCTATGATACTGACGCGCAAGGTATAGCACACTATGCTGCATATTATAGATTTTTTACCAATACTATAGAAAAATTTGTTAGAGAAAAAGTTGGAATACCATATCCTATAGTCAATGAAAATTTGTGGTTTGTTATATTGGAATCCCATGCAGTTTATCATAAACCAGTTAAGTTAGGGGATAAGCTTACTATTTTATTGAGCCAAAAAATCTTAACTAGCAAAACAATAAGGTTTGACTTTAGGATTTTAAGGGATGGAGAACTGACAACTGAAGGATACGTAATACAGATAGCAATTAATCCAAAAATTTGGAAATCAACTGAGATGCCAAAGGAAATTATTGATAAAATGTCCATAAAGTAA
- a CDS encoding cobalt-precorrin-7 (C(5))-methyltransferase, which produces MKVSEIPVYIIGVGPGDPEYITLKGYKAIKDSSIVAGWESVLERFRPILEGKRTVVLTYKKERETLEEIIEMGKTENVAILDHGDPSVSDWQFVEKIKNIAASKDVKVHIISGVSSLNIALSRLGLDISFIGFVTLHVRGDISKSLNDLLNILKMGRVAVVIPEPYKDGPQKIAKFLYDNNLNCRIVIFEKLSYDDERRRDYDDLVSLLNENYEFSDLTIVAIFPKS; this is translated from the coding sequence ATGAAGGTGAGTGAAATTCCAGTTTACATAATTGGAGTCGGTCCCGGTGATCCCGAATACATAACATTAAAGGGATATAAGGCTATAAAGGATAGCTCAATAGTTGCTGGATGGGAATCAGTTTTAGAAAGATTTCGGCCAATATTGGAAGGCAAACGAACGGTAGTATTAACTTATAAAAAAGAGAGAGAAACACTAGAAGAGATTATTGAAATGGGAAAAACTGAGAATGTTGCAATACTTGATCATGGAGATCCTTCTGTATCCGACTGGCAATTCGTAGAAAAAATAAAGAATATAGCCGCAAGTAAAGATGTCAAAGTACACATAATCTCTGGAGTATCATCTCTAAATATTGCACTTTCTAGACTAGGTCTTGACATAAGTTTTATCGGTTTTGTAACCTTACATGTAAGGGGAGACATATCGAAATCCTTGAATGATCTTCTTAACATATTGAAAATGGGCCGTGTAGCTGTGGTAATACCAGAACCTTATAAAGATGGACCACAAAAAATAGCTAAATTCCTTTATGATAATAATTTAAACTGTAGAATAGTGATCTTTGAGAAACTTAGTTATGATGATGAAAGAAGAAGGGATTATGATGACTTAGTTTCGTTATTGAACGAAAACTATGAATTCAGTGATCTTACAATAGTTGCTATATTTCCTAAATCATGA
- the cbiG gene encoding cobalt-precorrin 5A hydrolase, which translates to MIENLWRGIAIISASEDGFNAGEIIKEKLKNFEIPVVHFKYKDANVETVWRCYDAIIFVMALEGATRIICKYAKSKTEDPAIICIDDKINYVIPLLGGHWGANDVARDLSIILNSTPIITTAAELKGKLSVERIANILVAKILNPENIVKINAALLRDEYVCLDGVDINVKFPDNIKVNSEECNYIISLNNNKEYKDKIVVWLKPLKISIGIGSKKDVKLDEIKNGVFNVLERLNLKRERIGIIASIREEVKKIADEFNVKFRLVNEEEINSFTNPCLTPPSKTLTQVGLKGVAEISALIAGGSNSKLILRKIAISRNSTIAVATYEGE; encoded by the coding sequence ATGATAGAAAACTTATGGCGAGGAATTGCCATAATCTCAGCTTCTGAAGATGGTTTTAATGCAGGTGAGATAATTAAGGAAAAGCTGAAAAATTTTGAGATACCTGTGGTACATTTTAAGTATAAAGATGCAAATGTCGAAACAGTATGGAGATGTTACGATGCAATTATATTTGTAATGGCACTAGAAGGAGCCACAAGAATTATTTGTAAATACGCAAAATCTAAGACTGAAGATCCTGCAATAATATGTATTGACGATAAGATAAATTACGTTATACCCCTTCTTGGTGGACATTGGGGTGCTAATGATGTCGCAAGAGACTTATCTATAATCTTAAACTCTACACCAATAATAACTACAGCAGCTGAATTAAAAGGCAAGTTAAGTGTTGAAAGAATAGCGAACATTCTTGTTGCTAAAATATTAAATCCAGAAAATATTGTCAAGATAAACGCAGCATTACTGAGAGATGAGTATGTTTGCTTAGATGGTGTTGATATTAACGTTAAATTCCCTGACAATATTAAGGTAAATAGTGAGGAGTGTAATTACATAATATCGTTGAATAACAATAAGGAGTATAAGGATAAGATAGTTGTATGGCTTAAGCCGTTAAAGATATCCATAGGTATAGGGTCTAAAAAGGACGTAAAATTAGATGAGATTAAAAATGGAGTATTCAATGTGTTAGAAAGGCTCAATCTGAAAAGAGAGAGGATTGGCATTATTGCGTCTATTCGAGAAGAAGTCAAGAAAATAGCTGATGAATTTAACGTTAAATTTAGATTAGTAAATGAAGAGGAGATAAACAGTTTTACAAATCCATGTCTTACTCCTCCGAGTAAAACCCTTACTCAAGTTGGTTTAAAAGGAGTAGCTGAAATTTCGGCCCTAATAGCTGGCGGAAGTAACTCAAAACTAATATTGAGGAAAATTGCAATAAGTAGAAATTCCACTATTGCAGTAGCAACTTATGAAGGTGAGTGA
- the cobM gene encoding precorrin-4 C(11)-methyltransferase, translating into MVGKVVFIGSGPGDPELITVKAKKYIETADVIVYAGSLVNPQILKWSRKDAEIYDSSSLTLNEIVEIMVKKASEGKLVARLKSGDSSIYGALFEEMWALEAAGIPFEVIPGITAAIAAASVIPIELTVPKLSQTVIITRASLRVPMQGSIKDFAKMVKIGATMVIYTGIHIIDRVVNDLKEAGLTDDTPVIVVYRATWPEQKIIKGTLADIVSKVREAKIYRDSVIIVGLAADPQHIKNMVRSSVYDPKHNHSYRPWKVEED; encoded by the coding sequence ATGGTAGGAAAAGTAGTTTTCATAGGGTCTGGTCCAGGAGATCCGGAACTAATTACAGTGAAGGCTAAGAAGTATATAGAAACTGCTGATGTAATAGTCTATGCGGGTTCCCTTGTAAATCCACAAATATTGAAATGGTCCCGAAAAGATGCTGAAATATACGATAGTTCATCGCTTACTTTAAATGAGATAGTAGAAATAATGGTCAAAAAAGCAAGTGAGGGAAAACTGGTTGCTAGACTCAAATCCGGGGACTCATCAATTTATGGAGCGTTATTTGAAGAGATGTGGGCATTAGAAGCTGCTGGGATCCCATTTGAAGTTATACCAGGTATTACAGCAGCAATAGCTGCAGCTTCTGTAATACCGATTGAATTAACGGTCCCTAAGCTTTCCCAAACTGTTATTATAACAAGAGCCTCATTAAGAGTCCCAATGCAAGGTTCTATAAAAGATTTTGCCAAAATGGTAAAGATCGGAGCTACTATGGTAATCTATACTGGAATACATATCATTGATAGAGTTGTTAACGATCTAAAGGAAGCAGGATTAACTGATGATACTCCAGTAATAGTGGTTTATCGTGCAACTTGGCCTGAGCAAAAGATAATCAAAGGGACTTTAGCTGATATCGTAAGTAAGGTTAGAGAAGCTAAGATATATAGGGATTCAGTGATAATAGTAGGACTTGCTGCAGACCCACAGCATATCAAGAATATGGTGAGATCTAGTGTATATGATCCTAAGCATAATCATTCATATAGGCCTTGGAAAGTAGAGGAAGATTAA
- a CDS encoding cobalt-factor II C(20)-methyltransferase gives MKLYVIGLGPGDEELITIKGAKILKEVKTIFVPYSTGTNRSIAENIVKKYANSNSKIVLLGFPMAKDVNENELKKIGEKICNESEGDTAFVTLGDPTLYSTFFRIKDKLPCNINVEIIPGVSSITACASKAMISLANSDDSISIIPASRLDSIEKASEIFETIVVLKANENIKEITQVLSKKYDLIYARRCFMNEEKLVNMEKEIINEKDYFSMIIALRKKR, from the coding sequence ATGAAACTTTACGTGATTGGTTTAGGACCCGGTGATGAAGAGTTAATTACTATAAAAGGAGCTAAAATCCTTAAGGAAGTTAAAACTATCTTCGTTCCATACTCCACTGGAACCAATAGAAGTATTGCAGAGAACATAGTTAAGAAATATGCTAACAGCAATTCAAAGATAGTTCTATTAGGCTTTCCCATGGCAAAGGACGTTAATGAAAATGAGTTGAAAAAGATAGGAGAGAAGATCTGTAATGAAAGTGAAGGGGACACTGCTTTTGTCACCTTAGGTGATCCCACGTTATATAGCACATTCTTTAGGATAAAAGATAAATTGCCATGTAATATTAACGTAGAAATTATTCCCGGCGTTTCTTCCATAACTGCATGTGCCTCGAAAGCCATGATATCTTTAGCGAATTCTGATGATTCAATAAGTATAATACCAGCTTCAAGACTAGATTCTATTGAAAAAGCTAGCGAAATATTCGAGACTATAGTAGTACTTAAAGCTAATGAAAACATTAAGGAAATAACTCAAGTACTTTCTAAAAAATATGACTTAATTTATGCTAGAAGATGTTTTATGAATGAGGAGAAGTTAGTTAATATGGAAAAAGAGATTATTAATGAAAAGGATTATTTTTCGATGATAATAGCTTTGAGAAAGAAAAGGTGA
- the cbiT gene encoding precorrin-6Y C5,15-methyltransferase (decarboxylating) subunit CbiT, with the protein MEWNYIVPGIPDNFFERDEEIPMTKEEIRALALSKLRIRKGDTVLDIGCGTGSVTVEASLLVGSDGKVYGIDKEEKAINLTRRNAEKFGVLNNIVLIKGEAPEVLFMINEKFDRIFIGGGSEKIKEIVSASWGMIKKGGRIVIDAILLETVNNAVSAMENIGFTNIEITEVIIAKGMKTKVGTAMLARNPIFIISGEKQ; encoded by the coding sequence ATGGAATGGAACTACATTGTACCGGGAATTCCGGATAACTTCTTTGAGAGAGATGAGGAAATACCAATGACTAAAGAGGAGATAAGAGCTTTGGCTTTATCCAAATTGAGGATAAGAAAAGGTGATACAGTCTTAGATATTGGATGTGGCACGGGAAGCGTTACTGTAGAGGCTTCATTACTAGTTGGAAGTGATGGGAAAGTTTACGGTATAGATAAAGAAGAGAAAGCAATTAACTTAACTAGACGAAATGCTGAAAAATTCGGAGTCTTAAACAATATAGTTCTCATTAAAGGTGAAGCACCAGAGGTATTGTTTATGATTAATGAGAAGTTTGATAGGATTTTTATTGGAGGTGGGTCAGAGAAAATTAAGGAAATTGTATCAGCCTCATGGGGAATGATAAAGAAGGGTGGAAGGATTGTTATTGATGCTATACTATTAGAAACTGTAAATAATGCCGTATCTGCAATGGAGAACATTGGATTCACTAATATAGAGATAACAGAAGTAATCATTGCAAAAGGTATGAAAACCAAGGTAGGTACTGCAATGCTAGCGAGAAATCCAATATTTATAATTTCTGGTGAAAAACAATGA
- the cbiD gene encoding cobalt-precorrin-5B (C(1))-methyltransferase CbiD yields the protein MIINSLKRFGITTGAAASAAAKAAVIGLLNKEKRSTVVIPTPIGLRLEIPVEKVEIQNEIACAEVKKFSGDNPDILDGLVIRCCVKLNENNEIVIVGGKGVGKVTRSGLKATMGEMAISPTVKDMIINAIREVTDKGIQILIEVPNGESLAENTLNKMVGIVGGISILGTTGIETPISDEDYLEHIKCELNVIKQSYDFVVIAPGNSAAKYASELFDSTSIIKVGDRIGDSIKLASSLFKKIILAGLPAKLLKVYAGIFNTHYSQGDARLESLTHASVLAGLPYDVLIKISNALSVEEAFTYMTKEQRRKVMKIVAEKILSRIKSFNDDINFCVIIFDYDGESLSRVGC from the coding sequence ATGATAATAAACTCTTTGAAAAGATTTGGAATAACCACTGGAGCAGCAGCTTCTGCAGCCGCAAAGGCAGCCGTTATAGGATTACTTAATAAAGAGAAAAGAAGCACGGTAGTAATACCCACGCCTATAGGATTAAGACTTGAAATACCAGTGGAAAAAGTTGAGATACAGAATGAAATTGCATGTGCGGAAGTTAAGAAATTTTCTGGAGATAATCCAGATATACTAGATGGATTAGTAATTAGATGTTGCGTTAAATTAAATGAGAATAATGAAATCGTTATAGTTGGAGGAAAGGGGGTTGGTAAAGTTACCAGAAGTGGATTAAAGGCAACTATGGGGGAGATGGCTATAAGTCCTACTGTAAAGGATATGATAATTAACGCAATAAGGGAAGTTACAGATAAAGGAATACAGATATTAATTGAGGTACCAAATGGAGAAAGCCTTGCTGAAAATACCTTAAATAAAATGGTTGGAATAGTAGGTGGAATCTCAATACTAGGTACTACGGGTATTGAGACGCCAATTAGCGATGAGGATTACTTAGAGCATATTAAATGTGAGCTTAACGTAATTAAGCAGTCTTATGACTTCGTAGTAATTGCCCCAGGAAATTCTGCAGCAAAGTACGCATCAGAGTTATTTGACAGTACCAGTATTATAAAAGTAGGGGATAGGATAGGAGATTCGATAAAGTTAGCGAGTAGTCTTTTCAAGAAGATAATACTAGCTGGATTACCTGCAAAACTTCTTAAAGTATATGCAGGTATTTTCAACACTCATTATTCACAAGGTGACGCTAGACTGGAGTCATTAACTCACGCTTCAGTTCTAGCAGGACTTCCCTATGATGTTCTAATTAAAATATCAAACGCTTTATCAGTTGAAGAGGCTTTCACGTATATGACAAAGGAGCAGAGGAGAAAGGTAATGAAAATTGTAGCGGAGAAAATATTGAGTAGGATAAAAAGTTTTAATGATGATATAAACTTTTGCGTAATTATTTTCGATTACGATGGAGAATCTTTAAGTAGGGTGGGATGTTAA
- a CDS encoding precorrin-3B C(17)-methyltransferase yields MKLGKLYIVGIGPGSKDQRTIRAQEVLEKSNVIIGYNTYLRLISDVLDGKKEVIGARMKEEVFRANTAIEKALDSNNTVALVSSGDPQVYGMAGLVFDLIARRKLDLDVEVIPGVTAALAAAARLGSPLSLDFVVISLSDLLIPREEILHKVTKAAEGDFVIVFYNLINENLLIEVMDIVSKYRKPNTPVGLVKSAYRNNENIVITTLSSWKEHMNEIGMTTTMIIGNSLTYSYKNYMITPRGYERKYEL; encoded by the coding sequence ATGAAATTGGGGAAATTATATATTGTTGGAATCGGACCGGGATCAAAAGATCAAAGAACTATAAGGGCACAAGAAGTTTTGGAAAAGTCAAACGTAATAATTGGATATAATACGTACTTAAGGTTAATATCTGACGTCCTAGATGGCAAAAAGGAAGTAATAGGGGCTAGAATGAAAGAGGAAGTATTTAGGGCTAATACTGCAATAGAAAAAGCCTTAGATTCCAACAATACAGTTGCCTTAGTATCTAGTGGCGATCCTCAAGTCTATGGAATGGCAGGTTTGGTTTTTGACTTGATCGCCAGAAGAAAATTGGATTTAGACGTTGAAGTAATACCTGGAGTAACTGCTGCGCTGGCAGCTGCTGCAAGATTGGGAAGTCCTCTTTCTCTCGACTTCGTCGTAATAAGCTTAAGTGATCTGTTAATACCACGAGAGGAAATTTTACATAAAGTAACTAAGGCTGCAGAGGGTGATTTCGTAATAGTATTTTATAATTTAATTAATGAGAATTTATTAATTGAAGTTATGGATATAGTTTCAAAATATAGGAAGCCAAATACCCCAGTAGGGTTAGTTAAGAGTGCATATAGGAATAATGAGAACATAGTAATCACAACCTTATCATCATGGAAAGAGCATATGAATGAAATAGGTATGACTACTACGATGATAATAGGAAACTCGCTTACATATAGCTATAAAAACTACATGATAACGCCAAGAGGTTACGAGAGGAAATATGAACTATGA
- a CDS encoding precorrin-8X methylmutase produces MDRQSNTAIMLIGHGSRRETYNNDIEGMINYLKDKISIPIYLTYNEFAKPDWRSLLNEIIKEGYRRVIIGLVFLGRGNHVFRDIMGELGIQKLNSWELGKVSGKEVELYVTEPLSSSPLIGLALYYRLARALDVLPTLEYIEDPYEIEERSMNYILSNLDVKDEREKRVIGKAIFASGNPEIARYLKVTNLDMGIEAIRAGSEIVTDVKMVAVGIRWKKVTCMIDDERTKELSKTLGITRAAAAMRLSVGQGGKVVVIGNAPTALIETIKLIKQGVDIPFIVATPPGFTNAEESKKALVESKIPSVVLTGTYGGSGIAVAIINEIIKMAMEG; encoded by the coding sequence GTGGATAGACAATCCAATACTGCAATAATGCTAATAGGCCATGGTTCAAGAAGAGAGACGTATAATAATGATATTGAAGGTATGATAAATTACTTAAAAGATAAGATTTCAATACCCATATATTTAACTTACAATGAATTCGCCAAACCTGATTGGAGATCATTATTAAATGAGATCATTAAAGAAGGGTATAGGAGGGTAATAATAGGGTTAGTGTTTTTAGGAAGAGGAAATCACGTCTTTAGAGATATAATGGGCGAGTTAGGAATTCAAAAATTAAACAGTTGGGAATTAGGTAAGGTAAGTGGAAAGGAAGTAGAATTGTACGTTACTGAGCCACTTTCATCATCACCCTTAATTGGATTGGCACTGTATTATAGATTGGCAAGAGCACTAGACGTTTTACCAACTCTCGAATATATAGAGGATCCTTACGAAATCGAAGAGAGAAGTATGAACTATATTCTATCAAATTTGGACGTTAAAGATGAGAGGGAAAAAAGAGTAATAGGCAAAGCCATTTTCGCATCTGGAAACCCAGAAATAGCGAGATATTTAAAGGTAACTAACTTAGATATGGGAATTGAGGCAATAAGGGCTGGAAGTGAAATTGTAACTGATGTGAAAATGGTAGCTGTAGGTATTAGATGGAAAAAGGTTACTTGTATGATAGATGACGAAAGGACAAAGGAACTATCGAAGACGTTAGGAATAACTAGAGCTGCAGCTGCTATGAGATTATCAGTCGGACAAGGTGGTAAGGTAGTTGTCATAGGAAACGCTCCCACTGCACTTATCGAGACGATTAAATTAATTAAACAAGGAGTTGATATACCATTTATCGTAGCAACGCCACCAGGCTTCACCAACGCTGAGGAGTCCAAGAAAGCATTAGTTGAGAGTAAAATTCCATCTGTAGTGTTAACGGGAACTTACGGTGGGAGCGGTATAGCAGTGGCAATTATTAATGAAATTATCAAAATGGCAATGGAGGGATGA